CCGGGCCGGGGCGTCCCCGCCGGGTCAGCCGCGCCGGGCGTGCAGCGCCCGGCAAACCTCGTAGGACGGCAGCAGACCGGCCCGCTCGGCCTCGGCCAGCCCGGGGGCGTTCCGGTCGCGCGCGGAGACCAGGTATTCCAGGTCCTTGGGCCAGGGCAGGCCGAGCGCGGGGTCGAAGGGGTCGATCTCGTGTTCGGCGCCCGGGTTGTACTCCTCCGAGTTGAGGTAGGCCGCCACCGTGTCGTCCCGCAGCGCGATGAAGGCGTGGCCGAGGCCCTCCTCCAGATACACCGCCCGGTACGAGACGGGATCGAGACGCACACTGTCCCAGCGGCCGAAGGTGGGCGAGCCCACCCGCAAGTCCACCACCACATCGAGGAGTTCGCCGCTGACGCAGGTCACCATCTTGGCCTGGCCCGGGGGTACGTCCGCGTAGTGCACCCCGCGGACGGTGCCTCGCCGGGAGACGCTGTGGTGGTTCTGGCCCAGGCGCAGCGGATGGCCTACCGCAGCGGAGAAGGCCGATTCGGTGTAGTGGGCGACGAACGCGCCGCGCTCGTCCCGGTGGACGTCCGGGCTGAACTCGTAGGCGCCGGACACCGCCAGCTCGCGCACCTTCATCGGCCGTGCTCCACGGTGAGCTTCTCCAGCACCGGCACCACCTCGTGCGGGGTGGGGGTGCGCAGGTTCTCCTCGCGCAGCCGCTCGGCGGTCTCCTTGTACGACGCGTCCTTCAGCAGCCGCTCGACGCTCTCCCGCAGCACCTCGGCGGTCAACTCCGAGGCGTGGACGACGAGTCCGGCACCGGCCTCGTGCAGAGTGGTCCCCTTGTTCCACCAGTCGGCGTAGCGGATGGTGGGGATGAACTGCGGTACGCCGCTCGCCAGTGCGGTGCCCCAGGAGCCGAATCCGCCGTGGTGGATGAGGACCGAGGCGCCGGGCAGCAGGGCGTGCAGCGGAACGAAGTCGACGATGCGGGTGTTGGCGGGGACCTTCGCCAGCGCCTCGACCTCCTCGGGCGGCAGCGCGGCCACCACGTCGATGTCCATGCCCCCCAGGGTGTCGATCATGTCGGCCACCGGCATGAAGGTGCCGCCGAGGGCGGCCCGCGCCGAGACCCCGGAGGTCAGCACGACCCGCGGCCGCTCGGGGG
This genomic interval from Streptomyces asiaticus contains the following:
- a CDS encoding dTDP-4-dehydrorhamnose 3,5-epimerase family protein, with translation MKVRELAVSGAYEFSPDVHRDERGAFVAHYTESAFSAAVGHPLRLGQNHHSVSRRGTVRGVHYADVPPGQAKMVTCVSGELLDVVVDLRVGSPTFGRWDSVRLDPVSYRAVYLEEGLGHAFIALRDDTVAAYLNSEEYNPGAEHEIDPFDPALGLPWPKDLEYLVSARDRNAPGLAEAERAGLLPSYEVCRALHARRG